A stretch of Desulfobacter hydrogenophilus DNA encodes these proteins:
- the hypD gene encoding hydrogenase formation protein HypD, translated as MSLTYNQEFKDPKISKALVARIREKSTRPLRLMEVCGTHTMAIFRYGIRSVLPDTITLLSGPGCPVCVTAQKDIDAYVMLARRSDVILTTFGDLMKVPGSGASLAAEKAKGADVRMVYSIFDALAIAKENPNREVVFCAVGFETTTPTIAGAVLTAKAQGVDNFSIYSANKLTPPALAALMETDGVEIDGFILPGHVSVITGLDAFAPTFEKYRIPSVVTGFEPVDILKAVLKLVEQNESNAPRLVNAYTRAVADAGNPKARVIMGQVFEKADALWRGIGTIPNSGMVLRESFYKFDAARKFDLSIPDTREPTGCDCGRILMGLKRPDQCRLYKKACTPMHPVGPCMVSSEGACAAFYKYSR; from the coding sequence ATGAGTTTGACATATAACCAGGAATTCAAAGATCCTAAAATTTCAAAGGCCCTGGTGGCCCGAATTCGTGAAAAAAGTACCCGGCCGTTGCGGTTAATGGAAGTGTGCGGGACCCATACCATGGCCATTTTTCGTTACGGCATCCGGTCTGTACTGCCCGACACCATTACCCTTTTGTCTGGCCCCGGCTGTCCTGTGTGCGTGACGGCCCAAAAGGACATTGACGCCTATGTAATGCTGGCACGCAGGTCTGATGTAATCTTGACCACCTTTGGTGACCTGATGAAGGTGCCGGGGTCCGGGGCCAGTCTTGCTGCAGAAAAGGCCAAAGGTGCAGATGTCCGCATGGTCTATTCCATTTTTGATGCCCTCGCCATTGCAAAGGAAAATCCAAACAGAGAGGTGGTATTTTGTGCAGTGGGCTTTGAAACCACCACCCCGACCATTGCAGGGGCTGTGCTCACGGCCAAAGCCCAAGGCGTAGACAATTTCAGCATTTATAGCGCAAACAAGCTGACCCCGCCGGCGTTGGCTGCCCTCATGGAGACCGACGGCGTGGAGATAGACGGGTTTATTCTACCCGGACACGTATCGGTCATCACAGGGCTTGACGCCTTTGCCCCGACCTTTGAAAAATACCGGATACCTTCGGTGGTTACAGGGTTTGAACCCGTGGATATCCTTAAAGCGGTGCTTAAACTGGTAGAACAGAATGAATCCAATGCTCCCAGACTGGTTAATGCCTATACCCGGGCCGTGGCTGATGCCGGGAACCCCAAAGCCCGGGTAATCATGGGTCAGGTGTTTGAAAAGGCCGATGCCCTCTGGCGGGGGATTGGCACTATTCCAAATTCAGGAATGGTGCTAAGGGAATCCTTTTATAAATTTGACGCTGCCAGGAAATTTGACCTGTCGATTCCGGATACCCGGGAGCCTACCGGATGCGACTGCGGCCGAATTTTAATGGGACTGAAGCGGCCGGACCAGTGCCGGCTGTATAAAAAAGCCTGCACCCCCATGCATCCGGTGGGACCCTGCATGGTCTCCAGCGAAGGGGCCTGTGCAGCCTTTTATAAATACAGTCGATAA
- the vorB gene encoding 3-methyl-2-oxobutanoate dehydrogenase subunit VorB yields MAKVLMKGNEAIGEAAIRAGCLNYFAYPITPQSEVAEYLSKRLPEVGGVFLQGESEVAVGYMIFGASGAGERVMTTSSSPGISLMSEAISYIAAAQCPAVFVNIMRGGPGLGGILPSQGDYFQATKGGGHGDYHLLVLAPDGVQEAVEMTMQAFGLAEKYRNPVMVMGDGMIGQMMEPVEFPDDLKTEPTNKDDWATNGMSTRKSKKSNLVKSLFLDPAELNQHNLNLKAKYEQMKKEDVQYELYNTDGDYQVLIASYGTMSRVCRTAIDMLKAEGIEVAMFRPKTLFPFPEKQVHDAAVKDSCKCVISIEMSMGQMVEDVQRCVMGKKPVEFYGECGGEIPSPEKIIEIVKELIG; encoded by the coding sequence ATGGCTAAAGTCTTAATGAAAGGCAATGAAGCAATCGGTGAAGCCGCCATCAGGGCCGGCTGTCTAAACTATTTTGCATACCCCATCACGCCCCAGTCGGAAGTCGCCGAGTACCTGAGCAAACGTCTGCCCGAAGTGGGCGGCGTGTTTCTCCAGGGCGAAAGTGAAGTGGCCGTGGGGTATATGATTTTTGGGGCCTCGGGTGCCGGAGAGCGTGTCATGACCACATCATCTTCTCCGGGCATCAGCCTGATGAGTGAAGCAATTTCCTATATTGCCGCTGCCCAGTGCCCGGCAGTATTTGTTAATATTATGAGGGGTGGCCCGGGGCTAGGCGGTATCCTGCCGTCCCAGGGTGATTATTTTCAGGCAACCAAGGGCGGCGGCCACGGCGACTACCATTTGTTGGTCCTGGCACCGGACGGGGTCCAGGAAGCCGTGGAGATGACCATGCAGGCTTTTGGTCTGGCGGAAAAATACAGAAATCCAGTCATGGTCATGGGCGACGGCATGATCGGCCAGATGATGGAACCAGTGGAGTTCCCCGATGATTTAAAAACCGAACCCACCAACAAGGACGACTGGGCCACCAACGGCATGTCCACCCGGAAAAGCAAAAAGTCAAACCTGGTGAAATCCCTGTTTCTGGATCCTGCTGAACTGAACCAGCACAACCTGAATCTCAAGGCCAAATACGAGCAGATGAAAAAGGAAGATGTTCAGTATGAGCTGTACAATACAGATGGGGACTATCAGGTCCTGATTGCAAGCTACGGCACCATGAGCCGCGTATGCCGCACCGCCATTGACATGCTCAAGGCTGAGGGCATTGAAGTGGCCATGTTCCGCCCCAAGACCTTATTTCCTTTTCCTGAAAAACAGGTGCATGATGCCGCAGTGAAAGACAGCTGCAAATGCGTTATCAGCATTGAAATGAGCATGGGCCAGATGGTGGAAGATGTCCAACGGTGCGTTATGGGCAAAAAACCGGTGGAATTTTACGGGGAATGCGGCGGTGAAATTCCGTCACCTGAAAAAATCATCGAAATCGTAAAAGAACTGATCGGGTAA
- the hypF gene encoding carbamoyltransferase HypF, with the protein MGSSGLSAKKIEISGVVQGVGFRPFLFGLACAHHLCGHVSNSDFGVALFVQGAPKDLDAFLLDIPEKKPLLSHISRVVSTDAPPLDLSDFTIIKSRDTRTKSALISPDVGVCPDCLKEMQDPADRRFEYPFINCTNCGPRYTIIQDIPYDRPQTSMKSFTMCPDCLKEYENPLNRRFHAQPNACPVCGPQVFLLNNKGKRVDGNDPAQAMALAAQFLRQGKIVAVKGLGGFHLAVDAANVTAVDLLRQRKNRPHKPFALMAAWDSPLFDHVHMDGDEKELILSYHRPIVLLKKKAPAQSVSMDLAPNLAPDNLCLGIMLPYTPLHYLLLEKGPDILVMTSGNRSGEPLSIDNADALDAFSHIADYFLLHNRDIYFRADDSIARIQKGKLRFLRRSRGYAPLPVDITVPADDNLANILGCGAGMKSTICLTRERYAFLSPHIGDLESVQGQNFYKATIKHMQKILDIRPVCVAHDLHPGYFSTQFAKMLGEQGLPLIGVQHHHAHALSCMAENHLDGKVLALILDGTGLGTDGHIWGGEVLTCTYKGFERRARLNYLPMPGGDAAVTSPWRMAVALLYKVYGPGIMDLEIPFVRSLDNSKLAFLIQMMDRQINSPMTSSTGRLFDAVSALLMICHDISYDSQAAIALEAAANIEESAGTAYPFDITTGADGCRIMDTAPWVRPMVTDIKKGVPRGKIAARFQLTLSSMMVKAAARVGQETDLDRIVLSGGVFNNHTVFSQITHMLETMGFKVYTHSMVPCGDGGIALGQAMAAAALQQARTAMG; encoded by the coding sequence ATGGGTTCTTCCGGTCTGTCGGCAAAAAAAATTGAAATCTCAGGGGTGGTCCAGGGTGTTGGATTCCGCCCTTTTTTATTTGGGTTAGCCTGTGCGCATCATCTTTGCGGCCATGTATCCAATTCCGACTTTGGGGTGGCGCTGTTTGTCCAGGGTGCACCAAAGGATCTGGATGCGTTCCTTTTGGATATTCCTGAAAAAAAACCGCTGCTGTCACATATTTCACGCGTGGTTTCAACGGATGCCCCCCCGTTGGACCTATCTGATTTTACGATTATTAAAAGCCGGGATACCCGGACCAAATCCGCCCTGATATCCCCGGATGTAGGGGTGTGCCCCGATTGTCTCAAAGAGATGCAGGATCCCGCTGACCGCCGGTTTGAATACCCGTTTATCAATTGCACCAATTGCGGACCAAGATACACCATTATCCAGGATATTCCCTACGACCGGCCACAAACGTCCATGAAATCCTTTACCATGTGCCCGGACTGCCTCAAGGAATATGAAAATCCCTTAAATCGCCGGTTCCATGCCCAGCCCAATGCCTGCCCTGTTTGCGGCCCCCAGGTATTTTTGCTCAACAATAAGGGCAAACGGGTGGACGGAAATGATCCGGCACAGGCCATGGCACTTGCGGCCCAGTTCCTCAGGCAGGGAAAGATCGTAGCGGTCAAAGGGCTTGGCGGGTTTCACCTGGCCGTGGATGCCGCCAATGTAACGGCGGTAGATCTGCTGCGCCAAAGAAAAAACCGCCCCCATAAACCCTTTGCCCTGATGGCAGCCTGGGATTCTCCTCTGTTTGACCATGTTCACATGGATGGGGATGAAAAAGAGCTGATTTTATCCTATCACCGGCCCATTGTATTGTTGAAAAAAAAGGCTCCCGCCCAATCCGTGAGCATGGATCTGGCCCCGAATCTGGCACCGGACAATCTTTGCCTGGGTATCATGCTGCCCTATACACCGTTGCACTATCTGCTTCTGGAAAAAGGACCCGATATTCTGGTCATGACCTCGGGGAACCGGTCCGGTGAACCCTTGTCCATTGACAATGCCGACGCCCTGGATGCCTTTTCCCATATTGCCGACTATTTTCTGCTCCACAACCGGGATATCTATTTTAGGGCCGATGATTCCATTGCCAGGATCCAGAAGGGGAAATTGCGGTTTTTGCGCAGATCCAGGGGATATGCCCCCCTGCCCGTGGATATAACTGTCCCCGCAGATGACAACCTTGCCAATATCCTTGGCTGCGGGGCGGGTATGAAATCCACCATCTGCTTGACCAGGGAACGGTACGCCTTTTTAAGCCCGCACATCGGGGATCTGGAATCGGTTCAGGGCCAAAATTTTTATAAAGCCACCATTAAACATATGCAAAAAATTCTGGATATCCGGCCGGTGTGTGTGGCCCATGACCTGCATCCGGGATATTTTTCCACACAGTTCGCCAAAATGCTCGGGGAGCAAGGCCTGCCTCTGATAGGGGTCCAGCACCACCATGCCCATGCCCTTTCCTGCATGGCGGAAAATCACCTGGACGGCAAGGTACTTGCCCTGATCCTGGACGGCACCGGCCTGGGTACGGACGGGCATATCTGGGGCGGTGAAGTTCTGACCTGTACCTATAAGGGATTTGAACGCCGGGCCCGGCTGAATTACCTGCCCATGCCGGGGGGGGATGCGGCAGTGACGTCGCCCTGGCGCATGGCGGTGGCCCTGTTATATAAGGTATACGGGCCAGGGATAATGGATCTGGAGATCCCATTTGTCCGCTCTTTGGACAACTCTAAGCTTGCATTTTTAATTCAAATGATGGACCGGCAGATAAACAGCCCAATGACATCCAGCACAGGTCGCCTGTTTGACGCAGTCTCCGCCCTTTTGATGATCTGTCATGATATTTCCTATGACAGCCAGGCCGCCATTGCCCTGGAAGCCGCAGCAAATATTGAAGAATCTGCAGGCACCGCCTATCCCTTTGACATAACAACAGGGGCTGACGGTTGCCGGATCATGGACACCGCGCCCTGGGTGAGACCGATGGTGACGGATATCAAAAAAGGGGTACCCCGGGGAAAAATTGCAGCCCGGTTTCAGCTGACCTTATCCAGTATGATGGTGAAAGCCGCCGCAAGGGTGGGTCAGGAAACCGACCTTGACCGGATTGTTCTGTCCGGCGGGGTATTTAATAACCATACAGTATTTTCCCAGATAACCCATATGCTTGAAACAATGGGCTTTAAGGTCTATACCCACAGTATGGTTCCCTGCGGGGATGGGGGCATTGCCCTGGGGCAGGCCATGGCGGCCGCAGCCTTGCAACAAGCAAGAACAGCCATGGGCTGA
- a CDS encoding cobalamin biosynthesis protein CbiA, with amino-acid sequence MLPDISGIIIIVGNYGSGKSETAVNLAVVSRRAGKSVKITDLDLVNPYFRSREAKKPLEDMGVEVVLPDRKYMHADLPILTPAVADMIKNPAQVTILDAGGDDAGVTVLAALADVLKKKQVKLLQVINPLRPNTQDVQSCLKIKAQIEAAAKLPVTGLISNANLLDETTPQIIYDGYNLVRRVSEATGLNIEFITASTRLLPQLAPERIFCPILPIDRLLALPWTRT; translated from the coding sequence ATGTTACCCGACATCAGCGGCATCATTATAATAGTCGGCAATTACGGCAGCGGCAAAAGTGAAACGGCTGTCAACCTGGCAGTCGTTTCCCGGCGGGCCGGCAAAAGCGTCAAAATAACGGATCTGGACTTGGTTAACCCCTATTTCAGAAGCCGGGAAGCAAAGAAGCCCCTGGAGGATATGGGGGTGGAAGTGGTTCTGCCGGACAGAAAATACATGCATGCGGACCTGCCCATCTTGACCCCGGCCGTGGCCGACATGATTAAAAACCCTGCCCAGGTGACCATTTTGGATGCCGGCGGAGATGATGCAGGCGTGACGGTTCTTGCCGCCCTGGCAGATGTGCTTAAAAAAAAACAGGTCAAATTGCTGCAGGTCATCAACCCCTTGCGCCCCAATACCCAGGATGTCCAAAGTTGCCTTAAAATAAAGGCGCAAATCGAAGCTGCCGCAAAATTGCCTGTCACAGGCCTGATTTCCAATGCCAACCTTCTTGACGAGACCACGCCGCAAATTATTTATGACGGCTACAATCTGGTGCGCCGGGTATCCGAAGCCACCGGTCTTAATATTGAATTTATAACAGCGTCCACCAGGCTTTTGCCCCAATTGGCCCCTGAACGGATCTTTTGCCCGATCCTGCCCATTGACCGGTTGCTGGCCCTCCCCTGGACACGCACTTAA
- a CDS encoding 4Fe-4S dicluster domain-containing protein, giving the protein MAYKHIIDAERCKGCGLCVHFCPKDVLEITDKVNAKGHFPAFQARPEDCIHCAICCTMCPDVAISIVEEQSA; this is encoded by the coding sequence ATGGCCTATAAACACATTATTGATGCCGAAAGGTGCAAAGGGTGTGGTCTTTGTGTGCATTTCTGCCCGAAAGACGTGCTTGAGATCACCGACAAGGTAAATGCAAAAGGGCATTTCCCGGCCTTTCAGGCCAGACCAGAGGATTGCATTCACTGCGCCATCTGCTGCACCATGTGTCCGGATGTGGCTATCAGTATAGTTGAAGAACAAAGTGCATAA
- a CDS encoding 2-oxoacid:acceptor oxidoreductase family protein — MQTEIKFAGFGGQGILLSAKLLAYAAMKQGYQVAWIPSYGPEMRGGTAYCTVVISDKLIGSPIIKSPSHLVAMNRPSLEKFDDTVKPGGIVFINSSLIPIRSQRKDVVELAVPVNDIAIEAGSVRAANIVALAAFAAKSKVVDLDLLKKCIKEEFAAKAKIIPLNMDAFDRGVAAAQA; from the coding sequence ATGCAGACAGAAATTAAATTTGCAGGATTCGGCGGCCAGGGCATTCTTCTCAGTGCTAAGCTGCTGGCCTATGCCGCAATGAAGCAGGGATACCAGGTCGCCTGGATTCCCTCCTACGGACCGGAAATGCGGGGCGGCACCGCATATTGCACCGTTGTAATCAGTGACAAGCTTATTGGATCACCTATTATAAAAAGTCCCAGCCACCTTGTGGCCATGAACCGGCCCTCCCTGGAAAAATTCGACGACACTGTTAAACCCGGGGGGATTGTATTTATTAACTCATCACTGATTCCGATCAGAAGCCAGCGCAAGGATGTGGTCGAGCTGGCGGTGCCGGTCAATGATATCGCCATTGAGGCCGGATCTGTCAGAGCCGCCAACATCGTTGCCTTGGCCGCATTTGCAGCCAAAAGCAAGGTGGTGGATCTGGATCTTTTAAAAAAATGCATCAAGGAAGAATTTGCCGCCAAAGCAAAAATTATTCCCTTGAACATGGATGCGTTTGACAGGGGGGTAGCTGCCGCCCAGGCATAA
- a CDS encoding HypC/HybG/HupF family hydrogenase formation chaperone, with amino-acid sequence MCLAVPSKIIEINNALAKVEVDGVVREASLMLLEDAGIGDYVIVHAGFAISKVDEEAALQTIADMRKILELGGDPA; translated from the coding sequence ATGTGTTTAGCTGTACCTTCAAAAATTATTGAAATCAACAATGCCTTGGCAAAGGTGGAAGTGGACGGGGTGGTCCGGGAGGCCAGCCTGATGCTGCTCGAAGATGCCGGTATTGGGGATTACGTCATTGTTCATGCCGGGTTTGCCATTTCAAAGGTGGATGAAGAAGCGGCCTTGCAAACCATTGCAGACATGCGCAAGATACTTGAGCTGGGTGGCGACCCGGCCTGA
- the istA gene encoding IS21 family transposase, with protein sequence MDILDLHRSGLTQRAIARRLGISRNTVKKYLEAPESCLKNPKSYHRTSILDPYHNTIKAWLDEDEYYTATWIYDRLVNQGYTGSYETVKRKVGKFKKQKQKIAYMRFETEPGHQAQVDFGEFQVELPDGSIKKLYLFSMILGYSRKIYTELIERCDMPSFLDCHIHAFEYFAGVSDQILYDRMKNVYIAKLTGKDKFNSTLIGFAVHYGFVPKVAPAYAAWVKGKVERPYTFIREGFWRGYGFVNLVRANKNLWSWIIKKDERIHGTTHEKVSTRFKREQPHLNALPPQTFDTSYRIYRRVYKDCTVHFQGNRYVTPHTLVGEQVILRPKDGQLRILQNCWLVVTYEIPSTKGNLVQKKRFYEDMKKDIDMNRRKYHHGKKGKGRAKQTISPQKPQYDMDVEVRSISAYEEIMQEVSS encoded by the coding sequence TTGGATATACTGGATCTGCACAGGTCCGGCTTGACCCAGCGGGCCATAGCCCGGCGCCTGGGCATAAGCCGTAACACCGTCAAAAAGTATCTTGAAGCCCCGGAAAGTTGCTTAAAAAATCCAAAGTCATACCATCGCACGAGTATTCTTGATCCTTATCACAACACCATCAAGGCCTGGCTTGACGAAGACGAGTATTACACCGCCACCTGGATTTATGACCGTCTTGTCAACCAAGGATATACCGGTAGTTATGAAACCGTGAAGCGAAAGGTCGGTAAATTCAAGAAACAAAAACAAAAAATTGCCTACATGCGCTTTGAGACCGAACCCGGCCACCAGGCCCAGGTGGATTTTGGAGAATTTCAGGTTGAGCTTCCCGATGGCAGTATAAAGAAGCTGTATCTGTTTTCAATGATTCTGGGATATTCCCGGAAAATCTATACAGAATTGATCGAACGATGCGACATGCCAAGCTTTCTTGACTGCCATATACACGCCTTTGAATACTTCGCTGGCGTCTCGGATCAGATACTCTATGATCGCATGAAAAATGTGTATATCGCCAAGCTGACCGGTAAGGACAAGTTTAATTCAACCCTGATAGGATTTGCCGTTCATTACGGATTTGTTCCCAAAGTGGCCCCCGCTTATGCCGCCTGGGTCAAGGGAAAGGTCGAACGTCCTTATACCTTCATCCGGGAAGGCTTTTGGCGGGGATACGGCTTTGTAAACCTGGTTAGGGCCAACAAGAACCTTTGGTCTTGGATTATAAAAAAGGATGAACGGATTCATGGCACGACCCATGAGAAAGTCAGCACCCGGTTTAAGCGGGAGCAGCCACATTTAAATGCACTGCCTCCCCAGACGTTCGACACCTCGTATCGTATTTACCGGCGGGTGTATAAAGACTGCACTGTCCACTTTCAAGGAAATCGCTATGTCACACCCCACACCCTGGTAGGAGAACAGGTCATACTTCGCCCGAAAGATGGTCAGCTACGTATTCTCCAAAACTGTTGGCTGGTAGTTACCTATGAGATTCCATCAACAAAAGGCAATTTGGTGCAGAAGAAGAGATTCTACGAGGACATGAAAAAGGACATTGACATGAATCGGCGCAAATATCACCACGGTAAAAAAGGTAAGGGACGGGCGAAACAGACTATCAGTCCCCAGAAGCCACAATATGACATGGATGTTGAGGTTCGCTCCATCTCTGCATATGAAGAAATAATGCAGGAGGTGTCTTCATGA
- the hypE gene encoding hydrogenase expression/formation protein HypE, with product MNDNDTILLDHGAGGKVSHAMFSELILPLFDNGLLAKQDDGAVFEVPAGRMAFSTDSYTVDPIFFPGGDIGELAVNGTVNDVAMCGAAPLYISVGLIIEEGMKVFDLKRILQSMAGAAKKAGVRIVTGDTKVVPRGKVDKIFINTSGIGLLPVGVNVSGNGARPGDKVIVSGTIADHGVTILSEREGLKFDSDVKSDSAPLNHMVKAVLESGHPVHVLRDPTRGGLGTTLNEIAVQSTVGIRLFENRLPVRGPVRGICELLGFDPLYLANEGKLIAIVPGTNANKVLDIIRQDEFGKDAVIIGEVTDQDPGRVVLETLIGGTRIVDMLTGEQLPRIC from the coding sequence ATGAACGATAATGATACGATTCTTCTGGATCACGGTGCCGGGGGCAAGGTTTCCCATGCCATGTTTTCAGAATTAATTTTGCCTTTGTTCGACAACGGACTATTGGCAAAGCAGGACGATGGGGCCGTTTTTGAGGTACCCGCAGGCCGGATGGCGTTTTCAACGGATTCCTATACCGTGGATCCCATTTTTTTCCCCGGCGGAGATATCGGCGAGCTTGCCGTGAACGGCACAGTCAATGATGTGGCCATGTGCGGGGCAGCCCCCTTGTATATATCAGTGGGGCTGATCATTGAAGAAGGCATGAAAGTTTTTGACCTTAAACGAATTCTTCAATCCATGGCCGGGGCTGCAAAAAAGGCAGGTGTCCGGATCGTCACCGGAGATACCAAGGTGGTTCCCCGGGGAAAGGTTGACAAAATATTCATTAACACCTCCGGGATCGGACTTCTTCCGGTGGGTGTCAATGTATCGGGTAACGGAGCGCGGCCCGGCGATAAAGTAATTGTTTCAGGCACCATTGCCGATCATGGGGTCACCATATTGAGCGAACGCGAAGGACTGAAATTTGATTCTGACGTAAAAAGCGATTCTGCACCCTTAAACCACATGGTCAAAGCGGTGCTGGAATCAGGGCATCCGGTTCATGTGCTGCGGGACCCCACCCGTGGCGGGCTTGGTACGACACTGAACGAAATTGCCGTCCAGTCAACCGTGGGTATACGGCTTTTTGAAAACCGGCTGCCGGTGCGCGGACCGGTCCGGGGCATTTGCGAACTTTTGGGGTTTGATCCCCTCTACCTGGCCAATGAGGGTAAACTCATCGCCATTGTACCTGGCACAAACGCAAACAAGGTGCTGGATATAATTCGGCAGGATGAATTCGGCAAAGATGCTGTGATTATCGGAGAGGTTACAGACCAGGATCCGGGTCGGGTGGTGCTGGAGACCCTTATCGGCGGCACTCGGATTGTGGATATGCTAACCGGCGAACAGTTGCCCCGGATCTGCTGA
- a CDS encoding thiamine pyrophosphate-dependent enzyme → MGKAFSKPEVMTDNYTHYCPGCTHGIVHRLVAEAIDELGIRENTVGIAPVGCAVMIYNYFDCDFQEAAHGRAPAMATGIKRVRPDMMVFTYQGDGDLASIGMGEIIHAANRGEKITVIFINNAIYGMTGGQMAPTTMPGQRATTAPAGRDTAQTGMPIRMANLMSEIVTPGYVTRQAVLKPQMVNKCKKAIKKAFQYQMDNTCFSFVEVISTCPTNWGMTPIDALKWAEETLLPYYELGDYKTPEDA, encoded by the coding sequence ATGGGAAAAGCATTTTCTAAACCAGAGGTGATGACAGACAATTACACCCACTATTGTCCCGGCTGTACCCACGGCATTGTCCATCGGCTGGTGGCCGAGGCCATAGACGAACTGGGCATCCGGGAAAATACCGTGGGCATCGCCCCTGTAGGATGCGCTGTCATGATCTACAATTATTTTGACTGTGACTTCCAGGAAGCCGCCCACGGCAGGGCTCCTGCCATGGCAACCGGCATCAAGCGGGTACGCCCGGATATGATGGTATTCACCTACCAGGGGGACGGGGACCTTGCCAGTATCGGCATGGGTGAAATCATTCATGCGGCTAACCGCGGGGAGAAAATCACCGTCATTTTTATCAACAATGCCATTTACGGCATGACCGGCGGCCAGATGGCCCCCACCACCATGCCGGGCCAGCGTGCCACGACGGCTCCGGCCGGTCGTGATACAGCCCAGACAGGCATGCCCATCCGCATGGCCAATCTCATGAGTGAAATTGTGACCCCGGGCTATGTCACCCGGCAGGCCGTACTCAAGCCCCAGATGGTGAACAAATGTAAAAAGGCTATTAAAAAGGCATTCCAGTACCAGATGGATAACACCTGTTTCAGTTTTGTGGAGGTGATCTCCACCTGTCCAACCAACTGGGGCATGACGCCCATTGATGCCTTGAAGTGGGCCGAAGAAACTTTGCTGCCTTACTATGAACTGGGCGATTATAAAACCCCTGAAGACGCCTAA
- a CDS encoding radical SAM protein — protein MAYINKQMLTAVVADEHGNIFELDGYAAAGMSGNEFFLLAKSGTCPMPHGSELMLLPDRAPIVFNLVTDRFETLETNPFQPDQRIYPVGVFNSPGYVNLHFCAYDDFGMKTPLPLFSYGAVGFGKNDFRSAALQVDDEPRQDLRLMPIAGVQQGVEKYRKKYPDNRLMRHLEKCALEYGCPAGKNFFLGRYEAPLPTSVVCNARCLGCISLQTDNNLCACQDRISFIPDPEEIAGVALEHILKVEKAVVSFGQGCEGEPLTSADAIEKAIILIREKTDRGTINLNSNASLPDRVERLCTAGLDSMRVSMNSVRKDCYTAYFRPKSYCFEDVVDSIKRARAKGRFVAINYLNCPGFTDCQQEKQALFDFIRTTDINMIQWRNLNFDPRHYIRIMEHAAPGGAPTGMANLIKELSQTFPRLIHGYFNPPR, from the coding sequence ATGGCATATATAAATAAACAGATGCTCACGGCTGTGGTGGCTGATGAACACGGCAATATTTTTGAATTGGACGGATATGCTGCCGCAGGCATGTCCGGCAATGAGTTTTTTCTTCTGGCAAAATCCGGTACCTGTCCCATGCCCCACGGCAGTGAACTGATGCTGCTGCCAGACAGAGCCCCCATTGTATTCAACCTGGTCACAGATCGGTTCGAAACCCTTGAAACGAACCCCTTCCAGCCTGACCAGCGCATTTATCCGGTGGGCGTATTTAACTCCCCGGGGTATGTGAACTTGCATTTTTGCGCCTACGATGATTTTGGTATGAAGACCCCTTTGCCCCTTTTTTCCTATGGCGCTGTGGGGTTTGGAAAAAATGATTTTAGGTCGGCCGCCCTTCAGGTGGATGACGAACCCCGGCAGGATCTGCGGTTGATGCCTATTGCGGGCGTTCAACAGGGGGTTGAAAAATACAGAAAAAAATATCCGGATAACCGGTTGATGCGCCACCTGGAGAAATGTGCCCTGGAATACGGGTGCCCGGCCGGGAAAAATTTTTTCCTGGGCCGGTATGAAGCCCCGCTGCCCACCTCCGTGGTCTGCAACGCCAGGTGTCTTGGGTGCATCTCCCTTCAAACGGACAATAACCTGTGCGCCTGCCAGGACAGAATCTCCTTTATCCCTGATCCCGAAGAGATTGCCGGCGTTGCTCTGGAACATATTCTGAAAGTTGAAAAGGCTGTGGTTAGTTTTGGCCAGGGGTGCGAGGGAGAACCGTTAACCTCGGCAGATGCCATTGAAAAGGCCATCATCCTGATCCGGGAAAAGACCGATCGTGGCACCATCAACCTGAACTCCAATGCCAGTTTGCCCGACCGGGTCGAACGTTTGTGTACAGCAGGCCTGGACAGCATGCGCGTGAGTATGAACTCGGTGCGCAAAGATTGTTATACCGCCTATTTTCGTCCCAAATCCTATTGTTTTGAAGATGTTGTGGACAGTATCAAACGGGCCAGGGCCAAGGGCCGTTTTGTGGCTATTAATTACTTGAACTGTCCGGGATTTACAGATTGCCAACAGGAAAAACAGGCGCTTTTTGATTTTATCCGCACCACGGACATCAACATGATCCAGTGGCGCAATCTTAATTTTGACCCCCGGCATTATATCCGCATCATGGAACATGCCGCCCCAGGCGGCGCCCCCACGGGTATGGCAAACCTGATAAAAGAGTTGAGTCAAACGTTTCCTCGTCTTATCCACGGTTATTTCAATCCACCCCGATAA